A region of Streptomyces sp. NBC_01788 DNA encodes the following proteins:
- a CDS encoding DMT family transporter gives MSVLVVILAVSAACCLGFGFVLQQNAAQRAPLRDFLSPRLLLDLMRVPRWLGGLGLMIGGMVLGALALGRGEISLVEPLLATNLLFALALSRRQTRQPLGGQGWAGLALLAGGVTAFIVAGRPHAGSAVTDPLRHWLIIGVMVGLALLLTAYAKRSRLSWGPVLLAVAAGLLYGVQDALTRVSGQRFSAGGWTELFTGWQPYGLLVIGVAGLILVQSAFETAPLRMSLPALTAAEPLAGIACGVGFLGDRLRTDTGALAWEASGLAAIVTGIVLLGMHPAMPCGAVPEQKRDLQPR, from the coding sequence GTGTCGGTTCTGGTTGTGATTCTCGCCGTGAGCGCGGCCTGCTGTCTGGGCTTCGGTTTCGTGCTCCAGCAGAACGCGGCCCAGCGGGCACCGCTCCGCGACTTCCTCTCGCCCCGGCTGCTGCTGGACCTGATGCGGGTGCCGCGCTGGCTGGGCGGTCTGGGGCTGATGATCGGCGGCATGGTGCTGGGCGCCCTCGCCCTGGGCCGGGGCGAGATCTCGCTGGTGGAACCGCTGCTGGCCACGAACCTGCTGTTCGCCCTCGCGCTGTCCCGACGGCAGACCAGACAGCCCCTGGGCGGCCAGGGCTGGGCGGGGCTCGCGCTGCTGGCCGGTGGCGTGACCGCGTTCATCGTGGCGGGCCGGCCGCACGCGGGCAGCGCCGTCACCGACCCGCTGCGGCACTGGCTGATCATCGGCGTGATGGTGGGCCTGGCCCTGCTGCTGACGGCCTACGCCAAGCGCTCCCGGCTGAGCTGGGGACCGGTCCTGCTGGCGGTGGCCGCCGGGCTGCTGTACGGCGTGCAGGACGCGCTGACCCGGGTGAGCGGGCAGCGGTTCTCGGCGGGCGGCTGGACGGAGCTGTTCACCGGCTGGCAGCCGTACGGACTGCTGGTGATCGGCGTCGCCGGGCTGATCCTGGTGCAGAGCGCGTTCGAGACGGCGCCGCTGCGCATGTCCCTGCCGGCGCTGACCGCGGCCGAGCCGCTGGCCGGGATCGCCTGCGGGGTCGGCTTCCTCGGCGACCGGCTGCGCACCGACACCGGAGCGCTGGCCTGGGAGGCCTCGGGGCTCGCGGCGATCGTGACGGGCATCGTCCTGCTCGGCATGCACCCGGCGATGCCGTGCGGCGCGGTACCGGAACAGAAACGCGACCTGCAGCCACGCTGA
- a CDS encoding NUDIX hydrolase, with protein MSAADEILDVVDEHDRVVGQSPRGRVYAEGLRHRCVFVQARDAEGRLFVHRRTSTKLVFPSLHDMFVGGVVGAGEAYDDAALREAEEELGVTGLPRPEYLFKFLYDDGAGRTWWSAVYQVRCELPVRPQAEEVAWYDFLPEDEVERRLDEWQWVPDGLAAYERLKVHRSPG; from the coding sequence ATGAGCGCTGCAGACGAGATCCTCGACGTCGTCGACGAGCACGACCGCGTCGTCGGGCAGTCCCCGCGCGGCCGCGTGTACGCCGAGGGGCTGCGCCACCGCTGTGTCTTCGTGCAGGCAAGGGACGCGGAGGGCCGCCTCTTCGTCCACCGGCGCACCTCCACCAAGCTGGTCTTCCCCTCGCTCCACGACATGTTCGTCGGCGGGGTGGTAGGCGCGGGCGAGGCCTACGACGACGCGGCCCTGCGCGAGGCCGAGGAGGAACTGGGCGTGACGGGGCTGCCCCGCCCCGAGTACCTCTTCAAGTTCCTGTACGACGACGGCGCGGGCCGTACCTGGTGGTCGGCGGTCTACCAGGTGCGCTGCGAGCTGCCGGTGAGGCCGCAGGCCGAGGAGGTCGCCTGGTACGACTTCCTCCCCGAGGACGAGGTGGAACGCCGCCTGGACGAGTGGCAGTGGGTACCGGACGGGCTGGCCGCCTACGAGCGCCTGAAGGTGCACCGGTCACCGGGGTGA